The Macrobrachium nipponense isolate FS-2020 chromosome 13, ASM1510439v2, whole genome shotgun sequence genome has a window encoding:
- the LOC135225680 gene encoding uncharacterized protein LOC135225680 — MQGAYQQAPTTVVVVQQPNTWYRGPNYLRSGVRVCGFALSLPLIICLGFSGAMFFFIGATTISMGKSHSSLFDIDDDDDDVNPTVVVGTIMIIIGVVCTAGCIGLACYSKKQYQKLNHGLNDPGRVINRNPSPVPPQQGAMNPGQPGVFLPSSAGVYGPQPMAGYPAGYAPAAGGPMVYPPPGTQAYVYPPPTSAPYGTGPPTSAPYVAGPQYQQATVEKAAPPPYSPVDPGALATGSSPAPSLPCAPEYNAPPPYAPDYKAPL; from the exons ATGCAGG GTGCGTACCAACAGGCTCCCACGACCGTAGTCGTGGTACAGCAGCCTAATACATGGTACAGGGGACCCAATTATTTGAGATCTGGAGTGCGG GTTTGCGGCTTCGCCTTGAGCCTGCCCTTGATAATATGCCTGGGATTCTCCGGAGCCATGTTCTTCTTCATTGGAGCAACAACCATCAGTATGGGCAAGAGCCACAGCAGTCTGTTCGATatcgatgatgatgacgatgacgtCAATCCCACAGTTGTTGTTGGgacaataatgattataatcgGAG TGGTATGCACTGCTGGCTGCATAGGCCTAGCCTGTTACTCGAAGAAGCAGTACCAGAAACTGAACCACGGTTTAAACGACCCGGGTCGAGTCATCAACAGGAACCCTTCTCCAGTGCCTCCTCAGCAGGGGGCAATGAACCCTGGCCAACCTGGCGTTTTCTTACCTTCTTCGGCGGGCGTCTATGGCCCTCAGCCAATGGCGGGATATCCCGCAGGATACGCGCCCGCTGCAGGTGGTCCGATGGTCTACCCACCTCCTGGAACACAGGCTTACGTTTACCCTCCTCCGACATCCGCTCCTTACGGGACAGGTCCTCCGACATCAGCTCCCTATGTGGCAGGTCCTCAGTACCAGCAAGCAACTGTTGAAAAGGCCGCCCCGCCTCCTTACTCTCCCGTTGATCCAGGGGCGCTGGCTACTGGGTCGAGTCCTGCCCCGTCTCTCCCTTGCGCTCCTGAGTATAATGCACCCCCTCCTTATGCCCCAGATTATAAGGCCCCTCTCTAA
- the LOC135225439 gene encoding uncharacterized protein LOC135225439 isoform X2: MSRHAPRHGLSVDYANPYPLFDVPSDENRVKRALLIGGTACVCVGIVCINSYGHRLPLKITGVVCLFFGVFMLGCLVSIFCYARRKQELYREYPSGTRVQQSHSRHLRQPLSPSHPPGVLPSPPTENAPSDVRQGYFLVNGQQPTGVGPQVAGYSPNFRVQPSVYHVVIDGQQLPHHPSAHGRPTSRTSSGRPRSRTPPVGHRSRTPSGRPRSRTPSGRPRSRTPSGEHISRTSSPVNRRSTQHQSPNRSRSQVVGGDPPPYCSVVSERPWENPPSYLEVSSCLVRRASAGEAAIHLSAPDISIVSDQEYLASPTSRSSVASNPTESEYLPSPPHEY; the protein is encoded by the exons ATGTCGAGACACGCCCCTCGCCACGGCCTGTCTGTGGATTACGCAAACCCATACCCACTG TTTGATGTCCCGTCAGACGAAAACCGCGTCAAAAGGGCGCTCCTCATAGGAGGCACTGCTTGTGTCTGCGTCGGCATCGTGTGCATCAACAGCTACGGACACAGACTACCCCTGAAAATCACGGGCGTTGTTTGCCTCTTCTTCGGAG tCTTCATGCTTGGATGCTTAGTGTCGATTTTCTGCTACGCCAGAAGGAAACAGGAATTGTACCGTGAATATCCAAGCGGCACCAGAGTCCAACAATCGCATTCTAGACATCTTCGGCAGCCGTTGTCCCCATCCCATCCACCTGGTGTGCTTCCTTCTCCTCCTACAGAGAATGCTCCCTCTGATGTTCGCCAAGGTTATTTTCTTGTCAATGGGCAGCAGCCTACTGGAGTTGGCCCTCAAGTGGCGGGTTACTCACCTAATTTCAGAGTGCAGCCTTCGGTGTACCATGTAGTCATTGATGGGCAGCAGCTACCACATCACCCCTCAGCCCATGGTAGGCCTACATCAAGGACTTCTTCTGGTAGGCCGAGATCAAGGACTCCTCCTGTTGGGCATAGATCAAGGACTCCTTCTGGTAGGCCTAGATCAAGGACTCCTTCAGGTAGGCCTAGATCAAGGACTCCTTCTGGTGAGCATATATCAAGGACTTCTTCTCCTGTTAACAGGCGGTCGACTCAACACCAATCTCCTAACAGGAGTCGATCTCAAGTCGTTGGTGGAGATCCTCCACCATATTGTTCGGTAGTTAGCGAGCGCCCTTGGGAGAACCCTCCCTCTTACCTGGAGGTGTCTTCGTGCCTCGTCCGAAGAGCCAGTGCTGGAGAGGCGGCCATACATCTATCTGCCCCAGACATTTCCATTGTTAGTGACCAAGAATATCTTGCGTCTCCTACTTCTAGGTCTTCTGTAGCCAGTAATCCAACTGAATCGGAATATCTACCTTCACCGCCTCATGAATATTGA
- the LOC135225439 gene encoding uncharacterized protein LOC135225439 isoform X1: protein MQRKNTIQTNINSLPLFRFSQFDVPSDENRVKRALLIGGTACVCVGIVCINSYGHRLPLKITGVVCLFFGVFMLGCLVSIFCYARRKQELYREYPSGTRVQQSHSRHLRQPLSPSHPPGVLPSPPTENAPSDVRQGYFLVNGQQPTGVGPQVAGYSPNFRVQPSVYHVVIDGQQLPHHPSAHGRPTSRTSSGRPRSRTPPVGHRSRTPSGRPRSRTPSGRPRSRTPSGEHISRTSSPVNRRSTQHQSPNRSRSQVVGGDPPPYCSVVSERPWENPPSYLEVSSCLVRRASAGEAAIHLSAPDISIVSDQEYLASPTSRSSVASNPTESEYLPSPPHEY, encoded by the exons atgcaacgtaaaaacaccatacaaacaaacattaactCGCTTCCCCTTTTTCGTTTTTCGCAGTTTGATGTCCCGTCAGACGAAAACCGCGTCAAAAGGGCGCTCCTCATAGGAGGCACTGCTTGTGTCTGCGTCGGCATCGTGTGCATCAACAGCTACGGACACAGACTACCCCTGAAAATCACGGGCGTTGTTTGCCTCTTCTTCGGAG tCTTCATGCTTGGATGCTTAGTGTCGATTTTCTGCTACGCCAGAAGGAAACAGGAATTGTACCGTGAATATCCAAGCGGCACCAGAGTCCAACAATCGCATTCTAGACATCTTCGGCAGCCGTTGTCCCCATCCCATCCACCTGGTGTGCTTCCTTCTCCTCCTACAGAGAATGCTCCCTCTGATGTTCGCCAAGGTTATTTTCTTGTCAATGGGCAGCAGCCTACTGGAGTTGGCCCTCAAGTGGCGGGTTACTCACCTAATTTCAGAGTGCAGCCTTCGGTGTACCATGTAGTCATTGATGGGCAGCAGCTACCACATCACCCCTCAGCCCATGGTAGGCCTACATCAAGGACTTCTTCTGGTAGGCCGAGATCAAGGACTCCTCCTGTTGGGCATAGATCAAGGACTCCTTCTGGTAGGCCTAGATCAAGGACTCCTTCAGGTAGGCCTAGATCAAGGACTCCTTCTGGTGAGCATATATCAAGGACTTCTTCTCCTGTTAACAGGCGGTCGACTCAACACCAATCTCCTAACAGGAGTCGATCTCAAGTCGTTGGTGGAGATCCTCCACCATATTGTTCGGTAGTTAGCGAGCGCCCTTGGGAGAACCCTCCCTCTTACCTGGAGGTGTCTTCGTGCCTCGTCCGAAGAGCCAGTGCTGGAGAGGCGGCCATACATCTATCTGCCCCAGACATTTCCATTGTTAGTGACCAAGAATATCTTGCGTCTCCTACTTCTAGGTCTTCTGTAGCCAGTAATCCAACTGAATCGGAATATCTACCTTCACCGCCTCATGAATATTGA